The following are encoded together in the Aneurinibacillus sp. REN35 genome:
- a CDS encoding type Z 30S ribosomal protein S14, translating to MAKKSMIVKQQRKPKFKVQAYTRCERCGRPHSVYRKFKLCRICIRDLAYQGQLPGVKKASW from the coding sequence GTGGCTAAAAAATCAATGATCGTGAAACAGCAACGTAAGCCGAAGTTTAAAGTTCAGGCCTACACACGCTGCGAACGTTGTGGTCGTCCGCATTCCGTGTACCGTAAATTTAAACTTTGCCGGATTTGTATTCGCGACTTAGCATACCAAGGCCAACTGCCTGGAGTGAAGAAAGCAAGCTGGTAA
- the rplE gene encoding 50S ribosomal protein L5, with amino-acid sequence MAARMLEQYKEKITPALMQKFEYKSVMQVPKIDKIVINIGLGEAVANPKVLDNAVRDIEAIAGQKPVITRAKKSIAGFRLREGMPIGVKVTLRGERMYHFLDKLFNISLPRVRDFRGISNKAFDGRGNYTLGLKEQLIFPEIEYDKVDAIRGMDIVIVTTAQTDEEGRELLTQFGAPFVK; translated from the coding sequence ATGGCTGCAAGAATGTTAGAGCAATACAAAGAGAAAATCACTCCTGCTTTAATGCAGAAGTTCGAATATAAGTCTGTTATGCAGGTTCCTAAAATCGACAAGATCGTGATCAACATCGGTTTGGGCGAAGCCGTTGCTAACCCAAAAGTTTTAGACAATGCGGTTCGTGACATCGAAGCAATCGCAGGTCAAAAGCCGGTTATCACTCGTGCGAAGAAGTCTATCGCAGGCTTCCGTCTTCGTGAAGGCATGCCAATCGGCGTGAAAGTGACACTGCGCGGCGAGCGTATGTACCACTTCCTGGATAAATTATTCAACATCTCTCTTCCGCGCGTACGTGACTTCCGTGGTATTTCCAACAAAGCGTTTGATGGACGCGGAAACTACACGCTCGGATTAAAAGAACAATTGATCTTCCCGGAAATCGAGTACGATAAAGTGGACGCAATTCGCGGAATGGACATCGTAATCGTAACAACGGCACAAACGGACGAAGAAGGCCGCGAACTGTTGACACAATTTGGCGCTCCTTTCGTCAAGTAA
- the rplX gene encoding 50S ribosomal protein L24, with the protein MHVKSGDNVVVISGKDKGKKGRVLAAYPKTGRVLVEGVNMVKKHTRPNANNPQGGIVTQEAAIHASNVMIADPKTGEPTRIGSKIVDGKKVRIAKKSGEALDK; encoded by the coding sequence ATGCACGTGAAATCCGGTGACAACGTAGTTGTTATCAGCGGTAAAGATAAAGGTAAAAAAGGACGCGTTCTTGCTGCGTACCCGAAAACAGGCCGTGTGCTTGTAGAAGGCGTAAACATGGTTAAGAAACACACTCGTCCGAACGCCAATAACCCGCAGGGCGGTATCGTTACACAAGAAGCTGCCATTCATGCTTCTAACGTAATGATCGCTGATCCGAAAACGGGCGAGCCGACTCGTATCGGTTCAAAAATTGTAGACGGAAAGAAAGTACGCATTGCAAAAAAATCTGGCGAAGCATTGGATAAGTAG